Within Carassius gibelio isolate Cgi1373 ecotype wild population from Czech Republic chromosome A21, carGib1.2-hapl.c, whole genome shotgun sequence, the genomic segment TTAGAGCAGAAATGCCGGACACGGAGTGAGCAGTGCAATATTTTGTCGAAAGAGCTGGGGAAATATCACCCGGGTTTAGATGCAGAGGAGACACTAAACACTGACTCACAGAAGAAAAACTTGTGCAACAGTTACAACAGCCTGCAGCGCGAGGCTGAAAAAAGTGAGTGAAGCATTTTTCAAACAGTTGGAGGTGTATTTTCTCTACATGAACCACAGACATTTAAGAATGTTGTGAGCAGTTTTAATAACACTTTTGAGGAATTTCTGACCTTCCTTTAAATgcatctaatttaaataaaatttattttcaggtcacacttttttttacatgcagCACATTGCGTTTATCTCATAAAGTGTACAATGTTAAAATTATAGTGCTTTTGGTAAGGGGGAACATTCagaatgcataatattttttcaGTAAATAGAGAGCTGCAAAAATTATGTACATTGATTGCAGCTTGCATTctacattctatttatttatttattttttattatgaaattatcgaataattaaaacaattgatACTTCCAACCCCAGCAACCATTAGCTACTAGTGAAACGTGTTGTGTATGCTGAGatctgtgttttatttgtatttttcttattaaaaatatgtaattttttttattacatctgtttatatttttataattataatttgtgtatgtgtaaataAGTACAATATCCGTTCTAACACGTCACTTTGATTCCtctgattttaaataaatctgtttaaTTTTATTGCCTTCTCATCTGCCTAATGCTATTTTTTCCACAGCCTTATTTAGATCTATTTGTTCAGATCCATCCTATTGTTCAGTGATCAAAGTCATTGATTTCCATTATAACTCATGCTTGCAGGTGATGAGAGATCTGACGGATCTCCACTGGTCTCAGAACTGCCCATAGTACAGCAACACAAGAGAGACAAGCCAGAGCAGCTGTCAGTCAAACCCACCGTCCAAACCCAGAATCGCTCCAGTAGCCCCATGCAAGCATCCCTCTCAGAGGTTTGTCATGCGTCACAGCTGCAGTGTGCCACAAGCAGATAACAGTATCTGTTTATCTGACTGTATTTTACTCAGGAAAAAAGAAAGGTGTTCATTTCCTACTTTTATAACTGGTCTCACTTGCTATAATTAGATCCATAAATGACTTCATATCGGATGTTGAAGATTGTCTGATGCTTTAGGAAATTCAGTTGTTTATGTGTAACTCAATCCACTATTCCACTGAGACCTTAAAGATGCCTGAAGTATggagtcacaaaaaaaaagatgaattgtgtaattgttttgatgtaaaaatattttcttctgtCTCAACAGTAAACCATTTGTATGTTGATTTTGCAAAGCCCATTGTGTAAACACCATGACTTAGTGCTGCTATCAAAAAAAGATGTTTGAGAATCTCAGCCAGCTTGACAGAGCAAAATTGTCTCAACTAATGgaaaaacctgtttgaaaacactcACTGCTTCTGCAGTTCACTTTGGTGATGCTATCACCACCATAGATATTACACACTTGAGCCTTATATTTCCCTGTCTATGAGATTGACATCAATGCAAATAAGTAATAATCATCTCCACTCTGTGCACTTAATCATACATGAATCAAATCATCCATAAACACATGCATGCTCTGTGCACATTGAGAGCAGGACTGGAAATAAATGGAGGTTATGTAATGCTCCTCACACAAACCCTGCCATAGTACATTCATGTTAGAATGTTCAGTGTGGAATTTAAATATCAAGATCAAGTGTGTCAGCTGATTTCCGCTCTCCCTAGATGGAGAATGAGGTGAGCCCAGCTCCGAGATCCAAGACGAGATACACAGGCCAGGTCCGTCTCTGCACTGCGCGATACAGGTACTTTTCTCACCACttttattaaactatatatatatgtgcgtgtttgtgtgtgtgtacattatgtTTGTATttcactcttttctttttcttttcctcatcGTTGTCTGGTCTTTCGGTCAGTTATAATCCCTATGATGGACCTAATGAGCATCCAGAAGCAGAGCTTCCTCTTGTGGGAGGGAAGTATTTGTATGTATATGGGGACATGGACGATGATGGATTTTATGAAGGTATTTGAGTTATGATATGAGAGGTGTAATTATTATGAGAGAATTAAGAATACATTTAACAAAGAATAGACTTCCAATAGCCCCAAAATTTATAAAAGATCCAGTCAACCTATTTGCAAATTGACGTAAACAAGTAGTGAATTTAGTCAGTAACCATCACCTAGCAGCATGTAGTAAAATGACATGCTaacaaaatgcatcacagttacATTTTATGTAATGAGATCTGCTGCCGCTTATGGGATCTTTCTACTTCTGTTTGTTGTAGGAGAGCTGTTGGATGGCCAGCGTGGCCTGGTTCCCTCAAATTTTGTGGAGTTTGTCCAGGACAAGGAAAAGCCATCTATCGAGGGTGGAGAGGAGCAGGGCAGGCTGGAGCAGAGCTGTCTGAGCCTGATGACCATAGATGGAGGTGCTCATCTGGACAGCCTTAACAGTAACGCCCTCGCACACTGCACCAACGGGACAGGCGCATTGGATGGAGAGGAGCTGGGCGACGACATTGTGCCTTACCCCAGGAAGATCAACCTGATCAAACAGCTGGCAAGAAGTGTGATAGTGGCCTGGGAAGCACCTCAAGTGCCCCTTGGCTGGGGCAACATCAACGGCTACAATATTTTAGTGGATGGGGAAGTACGTTCCTCTGTGCCATTTGGAGCAAGGACCAAACTGCTTCTCGAGAAGCTGGACCTGGCTTCCTGCACATACCGTGTGTCGGTGCAGAGTGTCACGGAAAGGGGGCTCTCAGATGAGTTGCGCTGCACTTTGCTGGTGGGCCGCAATGTTGTGGTAGCACCAACCGGCCTGCGCATGGATGATATTTTACGTGACTCCGCCGAACTTTCGTGGCTTCCCAGTAATAGTAACTATGCCCATGTCGTGTACTTAGATGGTGTGGAGCATGCTGTGGTGAAGCCGTGCTCTTACAAACTGCGTTTTGTGAACCTGAAAGCTGCCACAGTGTACAAGGTAAAAGTGTTGGCCAAACCTCACCAGGTGCCCTGGCACATGCCCCTGgaacagagagagaagagagaggctGGGGTGGAGTTCTGCACCCAAGCTGCAGGTATGGTTCAGCTCTAAAACTGTTCAAATATCACACCATTACTAAATGATTTGATTCAGGTCTGATTCATTtgtctttatttcatttataaggTGTCTCTCTGATAATGCTgttagtttaattatttattcaatgaACCGGCTAACACTGCACCGTTGTGCTGATGTGTTTGATTCATTTATGGGAACCGTTTtctaagagtcatttgtttgtgaatcaaacTACATTTGTTCACTGTATTTTTTGGATTCACTTAAAACAACAAGTTTATTATAGTTGAGTTTGTGAATCAAACTGCACTGCTGCTTTGTATGTTTCTGATTCACATAAAATAACAGAGTAACTTTTTTATGAACTGGACTGCAGTAGTTGTGTTGAATGCTTGTTTTTAGAGCTTGTGAGTTTAACCCAAAAGAAGTTGCAGTATACATTCTTTTTATTGCATCACATTTAGTACAGACTGTGAAAACACATTCACATCTAAGGTCAAATCAGCAGCAGGGGAGCAACATTGCTGGTAACACTGATAAAGGGTTAGTAAAGTACTTGGTAAATTACAAAATGTCAAGATTGTTAAAATcttaatgaatcagtgtttttttacCCTATTTTTGCTATTCTGATTAGCACAACACTCCACTTAATAGTCAAAGCAAACATAAATGGGTTTAGTGAGGCTAATTGGATTAATTAATTAGCTGAAATACTCAGACTCTTGCAAATAATGTATGCCCTCATGAGTTCAAGCGAATGAATCCACAATCCATTCTAAACATCATGTATTGAATATCAGTTGTGTTATTGTAACTAATTGGTGGTTATCCGTCTCTGCCCAGGACCCCCTCTGCCTCCTCAAGAAGTCCAGGTCCAGTGTGGACAAGCCCCAGGGGTCCTCCAAGTCCGTTGGAAGCCCCCTTCAATGACAACCATGGGAACCTCCAATGGTGCAAATGTCATTGGCTACGCAGTGTGTACAAAGGGTCAGAGGGTAAGGATGTGCATGCATCAGCAGTCATATCTGGTGATGTTTATGTGACAGAACAGTTCTTGACTGCATGAAGACTAAACAATAGTCATCAAGACCTATTTTTATCAAAAAGTGACACTGATGCCCTCTGTTGGTGGAGTTGGGTAATTCTAAAAACTTGAATTCAGTGTTTCTGGTGGTTTAAATGATGGAAGATTTTCACACTATAGATCTTTTTGTCATTTGTTATTTGGATGATTCATGAGGAGAACATTCGCCTGCAAAAATTCAATGAATAATGGTAAATGTGACAGTATCTTAATGCTAATACTAATGCTGTTTCAGATCGCTGAGGTGATGTATCCACTGGCAGACTATGTGGCAGTAGAACTGAACCGTCTCCAGTGCTTGGAGGCCCATGAGGTTATTGTCAAGACTTTATCAGCACAAGGGGAATCTCAAGACTCCCATGCTGCCATCATTCCAAACCACCTCCTGGTGCCTCTTCCTAAAACCCTCCCTCCTTCTCACCACATGCCCCAGCAAACCCAACCAATGCCTTCTCATCCCCAAATCCGCACCCTTCCACCTCACCCTGGACCCCAACCACCCACCCATCTCCAAACCCTTTCCATTCACCCCAACCAGCCCCCATCTCATCTCCATCCGCACCGTATGCCCCATCCCACACAGCCCTCTCCACCCCACCTCCAGCCTTTACCAACGCACCCAATTCAAATGCCTCAGCCTCAGTCGTCCATGCCAATGACACAACCCCCACCCCAGCCACCCATGCCTATGCCTCAACCCCAACAGCCCATGCCCCAACCCCAGCCAGCCATCCCCATGCTCCATCCCCAGCCTACTATCCCGATGCCCCAGCCTCATATTCCCCAACTAGCCCTTCCCCAATCCCAAAGACCACTAAGTGCTAGAGAGCTGGAAACCAAAGAGCAAGGGCCAGGAATGCTTCATCATGGAGGGGGCCCTCCTCAGCCATGGGAGCCTGGCTGCTCTCCATCTGGCCTGCATATTGGCTTGCCACACGGACACACCCTGGATGCCCCGGCCTGCCCAAATCGCCGCTCCCCATCACCTCAAAGGATCCTCCCCCAGCCCAGGGGTACGCTCATTCCTGACACTGTAGCCAAGGCTATTGCCCGAGAGGCAGCCCAAAGAGTGGCTGCAGAGAGTGGACGGGTGAGTCAAGTCATCAAAAAACATAAAAGTAGTTGCAAACCAACCTTAACCCTAGAATGCATGATCCAAAAATTTACATGAATTTGGAAAATGtgattatcttctttttttgtttatttatttttaaaaatgttttcatcatctttatatattaattaattaatttatatattttttataacatctcataattttttatctttgaaaggatagttcacacaaaaaataaaattcataatatAAAGCAATCATATCTTTCCACAAGACTTGTATTTAAGCACCCCGATTCATTTTACAGCACCGTTTTTGACTTCTGTGGACATTTTACGTTTTGGTTTACCTGGACTTTTAATGGAGGGACATGAAAACTctcttattttttacatttttaaaaaaaaattttaagaagACTAACTTAAGTTTTATGCATTTGGAGCTACAGGAGGGTGATTAAAGTATGACAATTTTCATATTTTGGGGGAACTATCTCATTATGCataatgaaattatttaagattatatacttaatgtattattaagttgattatatacatttaaatgtttcagtGATGTTCATTTCTTCTTTTCCATGTATGTATAGAGTAAAACAAAGTTATTAAATCTAacgtatagatttttttttacaaatctataaataaatctataaatatttcatttttaaatgatcttGTGAACAGAAAAAATACTTTagcattagtattattattattttattatttagaattatctTATTATATAGAATTCCATAGGAAATGCATAAATGTCATTTTGACCCCGTTTTCAAAGACTTGGGGTAGTATctatttttaaaactattaataaCAAATATGTCAATTTTTTGCTGAGGCTTACATACATTTatgataaatacataaaatataaatgaaaatattttcaaatataatcgAATAATAACAGCCTGAAGGGTCAGTTTTGACCCTTATGCATTCTAGGGTTAATATGTGCAAATGAGAACTCTTTTAAAGAgttaataaacatacatacagaAGATTAGCTATCTTGTCAGTACTTAACCTCAGCATAACTGTCAGATTTCTTTATTAAGACTTCTGAAAgtactttaatatatttagatCGAGAGGAGAAGCCAGGGCTTTCACTCTCAAAATtcagatgaggaagaggatgaggatgaggaaagCTATCAGGCCCGCAGAAGAGGAGCATCTATGGATGACTTCCTCAGGGGCTCAGAGCTGGGCAGGCAGGTACGGCAGTTGAAGTGATTGCCTTACCATGTAACAAAAGGCATAAGAGGCAAATGTCAGCATTGAATGCTTATGTTTGTTGTATTAgcttgtgtatttgttttttctCTCACAATCTGCATTTTATAGTCTCATTACAGTCACAGCGAAGAGTATCATACAGACAGCAGTCGAGGATCGGACCTCTCAGACATCATGGAAGAGGACGAGGAGGAGTTGTATTATGAAATGCAGCATGAAGAACGCAGGCGACGAAACTCCCACAACGCACCCAAGGTATTGAGTATCAAAAAGGCAAAGACCTCTCACAATAACCCAGTGTCATCTTGATTTGCATGCCTTTAACTAGTTTGGTTTCTTCCCCGATTCAAGACCAGAGCAAGCACTCCATCTTCGAGTCAGCTGGATCGGGAATCATATCGGAAGCCATCTCACCGAGATCCTCAACCTCAGCGCCAACCCCTCACGGTCCCATCCATTGGTCAGTGCACTCCCAGTAAGAGACAGGAGTCTGAGACTTGTCTGTCTTCCTGCTCCACATTTTCTCTGTTTGAACTTTTCATAAAGCTGGTCAATGTGTGTCAGACCACCACTGTATGTTCCAACCATAACCATATCCGGTTGATTTCAATCGTTATAACCCTCTCTGAATCTTTAAATGGGTGAAAATAGAGATGCCAGAGTAGTTAGGAGTCTCCAGCCTGGGGAGGTTGACGCAGAACAGCCTTCTCATGGTATAACGACTCTCTGATTGGTGTTTCCCTCAGAGATAACCACTGAGAATAACAGAGAAGGGAACCTCTCTCCCATCAAGGAGGATGTTTACTATGGCAGTGTAGCGCGACACAAGACATGGTCCTCCCGAAGGCACGGGGGACGCAGACCTCCTTATGGTACGTGCATTTAGCGTGAGGTCCGAGGAGACAGTAAAATGGCCAAACGCATGAAACTGCACTGGACTGCACCGAGATGGAAGCTTGTGTTGGAAGCAGTGCTGTAAGATAGCAAATAGCAACATGTTTGCACAGAGAATGCTCCTCCCCCTTGCACTGCCCCACCGACCCCTCCTCTCTTTCAACCTGACCACAATCATACTTTTACTTTGGCCATGCATGACTGAATGGTTAAAGTTAAAGGGCGCCATCTCACACCCAACGAATGCCACCGAATATGTATGTAGGTAATGGTTGACCAGGAAGGTTCTTTGGCATTGACTGCAAAGGCAACTGTAGGGAATGCACATATGGCATGTTTGAGTCACAGTTGCGGAGATGCGGCAGGGACAAAAGGAAACAGGTGTAGTTTTTACCGGGGCTAATCTGATGGGTTTTTCTCAGATCCAGATCTCTGCATGGTTGCAGTAGCTCAGactacttttttctctctctctctgtgtctgtgtgtgcgcctGTCAGGAGCTTCATGTTTGGCTTGCTGCTCATCTGTAATTGGCTGCCATATGGGTGTTTCACTCACAATcaccacacacccacacaaactgGCAAACACAAACAGTGACACACATCATAACCATCATATTACAGTAAGAAATGTCTGTTTTCTTCAACCCACCCAAAATGTGTTTGGCAAATAAATGGATTGTGCAAGTATGGAGAGGAATTTCACTTCATTGGACTGAATTGCATGCTTATTCATATTGTCTGTTAGAATATACAGGGATTACTTGCTTTAGTAAATCCTCTGGTTGTTTGTATGCCCATCTTTAAAAAGTTTTGAATGCTTGTACCATAAAGACATGCATAATGTATATTGTTTTGTATATCAGGACAACTGGACAGCCATATTTGCGTAGTTGGCAACATcgaaataacattacatttgtaaagtatatattaatatttatattttgaaagaaagaaatgtatacttttatttagcaaggatgcattaaagtgatcaaaagtgacagtaaagatgtttgtaactgaataataatatttcaaataaatgctgttctttgaacttcctatttattttcaaagaatccttgaaaaataaatgttattacaattttcacaaaaaaatattaagcagcagaacaattttcaacattggtaagaattgtttcttgaacaccaaatcagaaaTCAGCATGATCATGTGACATTGgcgtaatggctgttgaaaattcagttttgcatcacaggaataaattacattttaatatattataaaatagaaaacagcttcaATTCTAATAATGTTAAACAATTAGActgtttttaatcaaacaaatgcagccttggtgagcatgagagacttctttaaaaaactcctgccaacctcaaacttttatatataaaaatatttttgacgtGTTATCTCTCATTTAATAGAAGTAACATTTAGAGTAAATatacaataattatgaaaaaatattacaCTGCAGGACTTTGCAATCCATGTAAGGTGTAACATGTCTATTAGACATCTTGGTTTTAACCCATCTTTCTTATTTTAGATGGATACCGGGACCGAAGCTGCCGTTCTCCCCCATACTATGATGAGTCTGAGCAGGAGGATCCGTTTCGAATCTTTGTAGCGCTCTTCGACTATGACCCTCTCTCCATGTCCCCTAACCCTGATGCAGCTGACGAGGAACTCCCATTTAAAGAGGGACAGATAATCAAGGTACCGCTCAGCTGGAGTTAATGTTGTTACATGGCCCTTCCATTGTTTCAGCATCCCTCTGTCTGTGTGTTGAAGGTGTATGGGGATAAAGATAACGATGGCTTTTATCGTGGGGACATCCGGGGCAGGTCTGGACTTATTCCCTGTAACATGGTGTCAGAAATCTGTGCTGAAGATGATGAAACCATGGAGCAGCTCATGAAACAGGGATTCCTCCCTCTCAACACTCCTGTAGACAGAATAGGTAGGTGTTTTCCATGTCACAGTTGTCTAAATCTACTATAATGACAAAACAATGAAGATTTGCTAACTTGACAATGTTTTTATCTTTATGAGCTGGAAAAATAGTGCTATGAAAGTCATTCCAATGATATTGTTCTTCTGTGTCTGTGTTCTCTATTATTTTACAGTTcggttattaaaatgttatttatcgtccttggtgtgaatgAGCCTACaaacttttcatttataaaaaaaaaaaaaaaaaaaaaaaaaaaacaattcttacTGACACCAACTGTGAGATATAATGGTggtatatacaaaatatttctgaTGTATATGTtgctttcaaagttttttttttttttactttgttagaATACATAGAATGCATGGCTACCTATTTACCAGCAACAACTATCTCCACCATGCGAACTCTCTCTCCCCAATAGAACAAAATAGGAGAGGTCGCCACCCAGTGGCCACAAGAAGAATGGTTGCCCTGTACGACTATGACCCCAGAGAGAGCTCCCCAAACGTGGATGTCGAGGTTTTAAATACACtttcatatatgtatttatgtactcTCGGGTTCTCCATCTGCTGAAAGTGTATGTTCGTATAGTTGCTGATCATGTGCTTTCTGTGGCAGGCTGAACTGACATTCTGTGCTGGCGATATCCTTGCTGTTTTTGGGGATATAGATGAAGACGGCTTCTATTATGTAAATATCATTGTTATGCTGACTGCTCACACTGCTTTATTCTGAGCCTGCAGCACTATtgtggtttgtttttttttgtctttcagggTGAGCTTAATGGACATCGGGGCTTGGTTCCATCCAATTTTCTTGAAGAAGTGCCTGATGATGTGGAGGTCTATCTGACGGATACTCCCTCCCACCATGGCCAGGACGAGCCCAATCCAGTACTGGCACCTCGTCCAGAGACCAAACGGGTACACCATCGCCGTTCTCAGCGCTAGGCCCTGTGTCCATTCATCCTCCGTTTGAGTTTGGGTCCACTCGCCGTCTCTGTGTTTTCttgtgcttgtttgtttttttgttatgtgACCGTGGTGGTGATTTCCAGTCCAACCTTTCTTGCTCTAGGAAAGGGAGAAGCAAAGCCCACTGCAAACAGAGCCTTTTTTGAGCGCCTAGAGAGACAGGTACGAACATGACTCTATTAAGAAAGCGAATGTTCGTAGAGGGTCGCCAGAGGACTGTGGAAAAGGCCAAATTCCGTTCCTGCACCGGACTATGAATAAAGCATAAAGCATTTTTGCACTGAAACACAAAACCTTACTTCACTAAGGCTTGTGAAGTCCATAGTGTCTGTGGCTCGTGATTTGTGAACTTGTTAAAAGTCTGATTTGGAAACTCGTAGTTGACGCATGCCTGGTTCTTCCAGAACAGACCTGTAGCTTTTATATAAAAGTAAACTACATTACCCCAAATGTTGTGTTTCTTTGAGGAGGCTTTGTTTCTTTTTGTATATTGCACATTGTCAAAAAACtctatttttcagatcatttgAACTAGCAGAACATATATTACTCATCCCATCTCTTTCAGAGAGACTAAAATAATAACATTCATGATGTAATTACAATGAAtcgaaataaatgaaaaactgaaacaaatatgtattttgcTAGTGGACATTTAGTGaagaaatgtgtttgtttttgtgtatgttctgttgttgttgttttttctcctcataattgtttttatttatttatgtatttattttttatgatgttgCTGCATtctaatttccttttttttttttttaccggctTTGCCAAAAAGAAATATTGTCCATTTCCCATCCTAGCAGGTTTAAGTCTTGCTAGGTAAGTTGAGCAACTGGCGATA encodes:
- the LOC127942091 gene encoding RIMS-binding protein 2-like isoform X2, translating into MREAADRRQQLEAEHEQALAFLNSRQQEITLLQKVQAEAEKEREEVVHLLEVKVHDLEQKCRTRSEQCNILSKELGKYHPGLDAEETLNTDSQKKNLCNSYNSLQREAEKSDERSDGSPLVSELPIVQQHKRDKPEQLSVKPTVQTQNRSSSPMQASLSEMENEVSPAPRSKTRYTGQVRLCTARYSYNPYDGPNEHPEAELPLVGGKYLYVYGDMDDDGFYEGELLDGQRGLVPSNFVEFVQDKEKPSIEGGEEQGRLEQSCLSLMTIDGGAHLDSLNSNALAHCTNGTGALDGEELGDDIVPYPRKINLIKQLARSVIVAWEAPQVPLGWGNINGYNILVDGEVRSSVPFGARTKLLLEKLDLASCTYRVSVQSVTERGLSDELRCTLLVGRNVVVAPTGLRMDDILRDSAELSWLPSNSNYAHVVYLDGVEHAVVKPCSYKLRFVNLKAATVYKVKVLAKPHQVPWHMPLEQREKREAGVEFCTQAAGPPLPPQEVQVQCGQAPGVLQVRWKPPSMTTMGTSNGANVIGYAVCTKGQRIAEVMYPLADYVAVELNRLQCLEAHEVIVKTLSAQGESQDSHAAIIPNHLLVPLPKTLPPSHHMPQQTQPMPSHPQIRTLPPHPGPQPPTHLQTLSIHPNQPPSHLHPHRMPHPTQPSPPHLQPLPTHPIQMPQPQSSMPMTQPPPQPPMPMPQPQQPMPQPQPAIPMLHPQPTIPMPQPHIPQLALPQSQRPLSARELETKEQGPGMLHHGGGPPQPWEPGCSPSGLHIGLPHGHTLDAPACPNRRSPSPQRILPQPRGTLIPDTVAKAIAREAAQRVAAESGRIERRSQGFHSQNSDEEEDEDEESYQARRRGASMDDFLRGSELGRQSHYSHSEEYHTDSSRGSDLSDIMEEDEEELYYEMQHEERRRRNSHNAPKTRASTPSSSQLDRESYRKPSHRDPQPQRQPLTVPSIDGYRDRSCRSPPYYDESEQEDPFRIFVALFDYDPLSMSPNPDAADEELPFKEGQIIKVYGDKDNDGFYRGDIRGRSGLIPCNMVSEICAEDDETMEQLMKQGFLPLNTPVDRIEQNRRGRHPVATRRMVALYDYDPRESSPNVDVEAELTFCAGDILAVFGDIDEDGFYYGELNGHRGLVPSNFLEEVPDDVEVYLTDTPSHHGQDEPNPVLAPRPETKRVPVESTVPDPAPGRPASPTVRPLLPVGPIRPLSPARGPRDLASKKKKGLLSKGKKLLKKFSK
- the LOC127942091 gene encoding RIMS-binding protein 2-like isoform X1, which codes for MREAADRRQQLEAEHEQALAFLNSRQQEITLLQKVQAEAEKEREEVVHLLEVKVHDLEQKCRTRSEQCNILSKELGKYHPGLDAEETLNTDSQKKNLCNSYNSLQREAEKSDERSDGSPLVSELPIVQQHKRDKPEQLSVKPTVQTQNRSSSPMQASLSEMENEVSPAPRSKTRYTGQVRLCTARYSYNPYDGPNEHPEAELPLVGGKYLYVYGDMDDDGFYEGELLDGQRGLVPSNFVEFVQDKEKPSIEGGEEQGRLEQSCLSLMTIDGGAHLDSLNSNALAHCTNGTGALDGEELGDDIVPYPRKINLIKQLARSVIVAWEAPQVPLGWGNINGYNILVDGEVRSSVPFGARTKLLLEKLDLASCTYRVSVQSVTERGLSDELRCTLLVGRNVVVAPTGLRMDDILRDSAELSWLPSNSNYAHVVYLDGVEHAVVKPCSYKLRFVNLKAATVYKVKVLAKPHQVPWHMPLEQREKREAGVEFCTQAAGPPLPPQEVQVQCGQAPGVLQVRWKPPSMTTMGTSNGANVIGYAVCTKGQRIAEVMYPLADYVAVELNRLQCLEAHEVIVKTLSAQGESQDSHAAIIPNHLLVPLPKTLPPSHHMPQQTQPMPSHPQIRTLPPHPGPQPPTHLQTLSIHPNQPPSHLHPHRMPHPTQPSPPHLQPLPTHPIQMPQPQSSMPMTQPPPQPPMPMPQPQQPMPQPQPAIPMLHPQPTIPMPQPHIPQLALPQSQRPLSARELETKEQGPGMLHHGGGPPQPWEPGCSPSGLHIGLPHGHTLDAPACPNRRSPSPQRILPQPRGTLIPDTVAKAIAREAAQRVAAESGRIERRSQGFHSQNSDEEEDEDEESYQARRRGASMDDFLRGSELGRQSHYSHSEEYHTDSSRGSDLSDIMEEDEEELYYEMQHEERRRRNSHNAPKTRASTPSSSQLDRESYRKPSHRDPQPQRQPLTVPSIGQCTPNGYRDRSCRSPPYYDESEQEDPFRIFVALFDYDPLSMSPNPDAADEELPFKEGQIIKVYGDKDNDGFYRGDIRGRSGLIPCNMVSEICAEDDETMEQLMKQGFLPLNTPVDRIEQNRRGRHPVATRRMVALYDYDPRESSPNVDVEAELTFCAGDILAVFGDIDEDGFYYGELNGHRGLVPSNFLEEVPDDVEVYLTDTPSHHGQDEPNPVLAPRPETKRVPVESTVPDPAPGRPASPTVRPLLPVGPIRPLSPARGPRDLASKKKKGLLSKGKKLLKKFSK
- the LOC127942091 gene encoding RIMS-binding protein 2-like isoform X3, giving the protein MREAADRRQQLEAEHEQALAFLNSRQQEITLLQKVQAEAEKEREEVVHLLEVKVHDLEQKCRTRSEQCNILSKELGKYHPGLDAEETLNTDSQKKNLCNSYNSLQREAEKSDERSDGSPLVSELPIVQQHKRDKPEQLSVKPTVQTQNRSSSPMQASLSEMENEVSPAPRSKTRYTGQVRLCTARYSYNPYDGPNEHPEAELPLVGGKYLYVYGDMDDDGFYEGELLDGQRGLVPSNFVEFVQDKEKPSIEGGEEQGRLEQSCLSLMTIDGGAHLDSLNSNALAHCTNGTGALDGEELGDDIVPYPRKINLIKQLARSVIVAWEAPQVPLGWGNINGYNILVDGEVRSSVPFGARTKLLLEKLDLASCTYRVSVQSVTERGLSDELRCTLLVGRNVVVAPTGLRMDDILRDSAELSWLPSNSNYAHVVYLDGVEHAVVKPCSYKLRFVNLKAATVYKVKVLAKPHQVPWHMPLEQREKREAGVEFCTQAAGPPLPPQEVQVQCGQAPGVLQVRWKPPSMTTMGTSNGANVIGYAVCTKGQRIAEVMYPLADYVAVELNRLQCLEAHEVIVKTLSAQGESQDSHAAIIPNHLLVPLPKTLPPSHHMPQQTQPMPSHPQIRTLPPHPGPQPPTHLQTLSIHPNQPPSHLHPHRMPHPTQPSPPHLQPLPTHPIQMPQPQSSMPMTQPPPQPPMPMPQPQQPMPQPQPAIPMLHPQPTIPMPQPHIPQLALPQSQRPLSARELETKEQGPGMLHHGGGPPQPWEPGCSPSGLHIGLPHGHTLDAPACPNRRSPSPQRILPQPRGTLIPDTVAKAIAREAAQRVAAESGRSHYSHSEEYHTDSSRGSDLSDIMEEDEEELYYEMQHEERRRRNSHNAPKTRASTPSSSQLDRESYRKPSHRDPQPQRQPLTVPSIGQCTPNGYRDRSCRSPPYYDESEQEDPFRIFVALFDYDPLSMSPNPDAADEELPFKEGQIIKVYGDKDNDGFYRGDIRGRSGLIPCNMVSEICAEDDETMEQLMKQGFLPLNTPVDRIEQNRRGRHPVATRRMVALYDYDPRESSPNVDVEAELTFCAGDILAVFGDIDEDGFYYGELNGHRGLVPSNFLEEVPDDVEVYLTDTPSHHGQDEPNPVLAPRPETKRVPVESTVPDPAPGRPASPTVRPLLPVGPIRPLSPARGPRDLASKKKKGLLSKGKKLLKKFSK